Proteins encoded within one genomic window of Leptolyngbya sp. FACHB-261:
- a CDS encoding glycosyltransferase family 4 protein — MRILIALPTVHPELTAVNGIVDGTIPCSGTIGSIVRLASLLTSSGVDVSLSVASEVPHSDTIVCIQHKQVDATQYDHLIVHQSHWNNTSITFGNQALAKTVLWLQNQTSWNFIHSFLQKGGAKIVVPSMYHANIYRALKGWQDKIAVIYNSYCSVFSPVEAQTQRKLLFIGAITPTKGFTEVMQVWSYLVRQKVDLRLAIAGNIGIHRGSAAVVGPLGIAELNFETEKIQPWLNALSESYQPQFLGALPPIQLHEEIAQSWAVMVNPSWNSLETFCVAAVEAQACERTVFSVAAGGLKETVYAKVFGSLTSQRSIESLGDCILNGLSNIDAVEQNGRSAREYVSKRFNQQTICQDWLNLLTGKKVEQRLPNHWSSSRDFLCDLMRWSRAGEIVGRIR; from the coding sequence ATGCGTATTCTGATTGCTCTACCAACTGTTCACCCTGAACTCACTGCAGTTAATGGCATTGTAGATGGTACCATTCCATGTTCAGGAACAATTGGCTCAATTGTTAGGCTAGCGTCTCTTTTAACCAGTAGTGGCGTGGATGTGTCTCTAAGCGTGGCTTCAGAGGTTCCACATAGTGACACCATTGTTTGTATTCAACATAAGCAGGTAGATGCTACACAGTATGACCATCTAATTGTCCATCAATCTCACTGGAACAATACATCAATAACTTTTGGCAATCAAGCTTTAGCAAAAACTGTTCTCTGGCTGCAAAACCAAACTTCTTGGAACTTCATTCACAGCTTTTTACAAAAGGGGGGGGCCAAAATTGTGGTTCCTTCTATGTATCATGCCAATATCTACCGAGCGCTCAAGGGGTGGCAAGACAAGATAGCTGTTATTTATAATTCTTACTGCTCTGTTTTTTCTCCTGTAGAAGCTCAGACCCAGAGAAAACTGCTGTTTATTGGTGCTATTACCCCAACCAAAGGATTCACAGAGGTAATGCAGGTATGGTCTTATTTAGTAAGACAAAAAGTTGATTTGCGACTAGCAATCGCTGGCAATATTGGCATTCATAGGGGTAGTGCTGCTGTAGTTGGTCCGTTAGGAATTGCAGAACTGAATTTTGAAACAGAAAAAATTCAACCCTGGCTCAATGCTCTATCGGAATCTTACCAACCTCAATTTCTGGGAGCATTACCACCTATACAGTTGCATGAGGAGATTGCTCAATCCTGGGCAGTTATGGTTAATCCTTCCTGGAATAGCCTTGAAACCTTTTGCGTTGCTGCAGTTGAGGCACAGGCCTGTGAGCGAACAGTATTCTCAGTTGCAGCAGGCGGACTCAAAGAAACAGTGTACGCTAAGGTTTTTGGTTCCTTAACCTCTCAAAGATCCATAGAGTCGCTTGGTGACTGCATACTAAATGGATTGTCTAATATAGATGCGGTTGAGCAGAATGGCCGTTCAGCTAGAGAGTACGTTAGCAAGAGGTTTAATCAACAGACTATCTGCCAAGATTGGCTCAACTTGCTAACTGGCAAGAAAGTTGAGCAGAGACTTCCGAACCATTGGTCGAGTTCTCGTGATTTTCTATGTGACCTAATGCGGTGGAGCCGAGCAGGGGAAATAGTGGGACGCATTAGATAA
- a CDS encoding glycosyltransferase, which produces MNRSRAFAKTAIITGRTLPHVCGVGDYSVNLASHLYREVGLSAKLLVEQGCDSATEPFHILPYVDNWSQNGLDKLLDLLESEKIQTVILQYTPWLYSPKGFNLELARFWQQCSQRFQTLLIAHETYSWFIKYPGTWLLGIWQQYVLRHLVRSSHHVFCGSEVYLQRLKRFSQADQKFHYLPIPSNIPLESISTEQREVLRQSLGIEKSQAVLALFGCRGSVWQDWVLRLDQGLKNSTYSVVWLLLGSAQSVQTANQNSVLRFKYLSQRDLSHYLQISNLFLMPHEFGLSAKRTSLMSALEHGLPVVGTDGNLTDPFLRQLPSVSLVEDGNYSAFEQSVLTALECLPEMHRSAQDSQAYYYKHLDWSVVIQTLLPYLQSRA; this is translated from the coding sequence ATGAATAGGTCTCGGGCATTTGCAAAGACAGCAATTATAACTGGTAGAACTTTACCTCATGTCTGTGGGGTTGGCGATTACTCGGTTAACCTTGCTAGCCATCTTTATAGGGAAGTTGGCTTATCAGCCAAGTTGCTAGTTGAGCAAGGTTGTGATTCTGCAACTGAACCGTTTCACATTCTGCCGTATGTTGATAACTGGTCTCAAAATGGTCTAGATAAGCTTTTAGATCTTCTAGAATCGGAAAAGATTCAAACTGTTATTCTGCAATACACGCCTTGGCTTTACTCCCCTAAGGGATTCAACTTAGAATTAGCTCGGTTTTGGCAGCAGTGTAGTCAGAGGTTTCAAACTCTCCTGATTGCTCACGAAACCTATTCCTGGTTTATTAAGTATCCAGGCACCTGGCTGTTGGGCATATGGCAGCAGTATGTTCTAAGGCACTTAGTTCGTAGTAGCCATCACGTCTTCTGTGGCTCTGAAGTTTATCTGCAAAGACTGAAGCGCTTCAGTCAAGCAGATCAAAAGTTTCACTACTTGCCAATTCCTAGCAATATTCCCCTAGAGTCAATCTCTACAGAGCAAAGAGAAGTATTGCGCCAGAGCCTAGGAATTGAGAAAAGCCAAGCTGTTCTCGCTTTGTTCGGTTGTCGTGGATCAGTTTGGCAAGATTGGGTGCTTAGGCTAGATCAAGGTTTAAAGAATTCTACTTACTCTGTTGTTTGGTTACTGTTAGGAAGTGCACAATCTGTCCAAACTGCTAATCAAAATTCCGTATTGCGGTTTAAGTATCTAAGCCAAAGAGACTTATCCCATTACTTGCAAATCTCCAATCTCTTCCTGATGCCTCACGAGTTCGGTCTGAGTGCTAAACGAACCTCCCTCATGTCAGCTCTAGAACATGGTTTACCTGTTGTGGGTACGGATGGTAATCTGACCGATCCTTTCCTGCGCCAGTTACCAAGTGTCTCACTGGTTGAGGATGGCAACTACTCTGCCTTCGAGCAGAGTGTCTTGACTGCATTGGAGTGTCTTCCCGAAATGCATCGCTCTGCTCAAGACAGCCAAGCTTACTACTATAAGCATCTCGATTGGTCCGTTGTAATCCAAACCTTGCTACCGTACTTGCAAAGCCGTGCCTGA
- a CDS encoding glycosyltransferase family 1 protein — protein MIRETEKNFCQTKVLFLHSNQSNYLAETLFHGLRKLLGSNCVDVPRYDSMYAPMTDGIQSKLRGYGFTLYGLLEEIPSLAESRYFWHKDLDNYDIIVVADICNQWDLLWQLSTIVSPEKLAILDGQDTPAFFPFVSLGWRLKNYPWTYLTPTSKTRYFKRELMPEGAAYSLDRFLPRWLRKWIPIPNNAIPIGFSIPEEKIWRTGIESKTKQFPTHIVDLEVASYLDGAFFSATGSDKHTFTSEKEYYEDLSKARFGITTKRAGWDCLRHYELAANGCVLCFRDLDLKPATCAPHGLNESNCIIYHSYTELMERINTITEDEYQKLYTATFKWIESNTTTRRARQFLEVYFSA, from the coding sequence ATGATTAGAGAAACAGAAAAGAATTTTTGTCAAACTAAGGTTTTATTTCTGCACAGCAATCAGTCTAACTATTTAGCGGAGACTCTATTTCATGGGCTACGAAAGCTTTTAGGGAGCAACTGTGTTGATGTCCCCCGTTACGACAGCATGTATGCTCCAATGACGGATGGTATTCAGTCCAAATTGCGCGGTTACGGATTCACTCTTTACGGTCTTCTTGAAGAGATTCCCAGCCTTGCAGAGTCTCGCTACTTTTGGCATAAAGACTTGGATAATTACGATATTATTGTGGTTGCAGATATCTGCAATCAGTGGGACTTGCTTTGGCAGTTGTCTACTATTGTTTCTCCCGAAAAATTGGCAATACTAGATGGGCAAGACACCCCAGCGTTTTTCCCCTTTGTCTCCTTAGGCTGGCGGCTTAAAAATTATCCTTGGACTTACCTTACTCCTACATCAAAAACTAGGTATTTCAAACGAGAGCTAATGCCTGAGGGAGCTGCCTACAGCCTGGATCGGTTTCTGCCACGCTGGCTACGCAAGTGGATACCTATTCCTAATAACGCGATACCTATTGGTTTTTCTATTCCTGAGGAAAAAATTTGGCGAACTGGTATAGAAAGCAAAACAAAACAATTTCCAACTCATATTGTTGATCTGGAAGTTGCTAGTTATCTTGATGGAGCATTTTTCTCAGCCACTGGCTCGGATAAACATACTTTTACCTCTGAAAAGGAATACTATGAGGATCTAAGCAAGGCACGTTTTGGTATTACTACAAAGCGTGCTGGCTGGGACTGTCTCCGTCATTATGAGCTAGCAGCCAACGGCTGCGTTCTCTGCTTCAGGGATCTTGATCTAAAACCAGCAACTTGTGCTCCTCATGGATTAAATGAATCAAATTGCATCATTTATCATAGCTATACTGAGCTGATGGAAAGGATTAATACGATAACAGAAGACGAATATCAGAAACTTTATACTGCGACGTTTAAATGGATTGAAAGCAATACAACGACCAGGCGTGCAAGGCAGTTTCTTGAAGTTTATTTCTCAGCATAA
- a CDS encoding glycosyltransferase, with protein sequence MPSQSLSVAIPTFGRNSFLAECLDSIAFQSYRVEPVVCDGGSCFNFSDPKWCWIKYRSLVPDPGIVACWSEAANICQGEYLAFLADDNILESQYAESMLEFMNAHPTCEVVFCNQYVMDQTGQIDLEASHRMTERYGRHHLQNGILNDTDIYNLIKWNSIPLEACVIRRSVWEKYGPFSPQAFGAFDLHFFTSLLLKGVRFGFLPRYLMRFRVHSESYTVRQREQHLRGTIWALENAQTNDSAIRKILTKRLLSCYGQLLKLDVLPEERSLLSKKLSGSMDGLQVLAKTIVSCQLQKVKRQLSRRITIDE encoded by the coding sequence ATGCCTAGTCAAAGTTTATCAGTGGCCATCCCTACCTTTGGTAGAAATTCTTTCCTAGCTGAGTGCTTGGACTCTATCGCCTTCCAATCCTATCGGGTTGAGCCTGTAGTTTGTGACGGAGGCAGCTGCTTTAATTTCTCTGACCCTAAGTGGTGCTGGATTAAGTACAGAAGCCTAGTTCCTGATCCCGGTATTGTCGCTTGCTGGTCTGAGGCTGCCAATATTTGCCAAGGTGAATATCTAGCTTTTCTCGCTGATGACAATATCTTAGAGAGTCAGTACGCAGAGTCGATGCTGGAGTTCATGAATGCTCATCCAACTTGCGAGGTTGTTTTTTGCAATCAATATGTTATGGATCAAACTGGGCAAATTGATCTAGAAGCAAGCCATCGGATGACAGAACGTTATGGCAGACATCACTTACAGAACGGAATACTGAATGATACGGACATCTACAACCTGATTAAATGGAATTCGATTCCGTTAGAAGCTTGTGTAATACGACGTTCTGTGTGGGAGAAGTATGGTCCATTTTCGCCTCAAGCTTTTGGGGCCTTTGATCTACACTTCTTTACAAGCTTGCTTCTTAAAGGAGTTCGATTCGGTTTTCTGCCCCGCTACTTAATGCGATTCAGGGTGCATTCAGAGTCGTACACCGTTCGTCAGAGAGAACAACATTTACGAGGAACAATTTGGGCTTTAGAGAACGCTCAGACGAATGATAGTGCCATTCGCAAAATACTAACCAAGAGATTGCTTTCTTGCTATGGACAGCTTCTAAAACTGGATGTATTGCCCGAGGAGAGAAGCCTGCTCAGCAAGAAATTAAGTGGAAGTATGGATGGCTTGCAAGTGCTAGCCAAAACAATAGTCTCGTGTCAACTTCAGAAAGTTAAAAGGCAACTATCGAGAAGAATAACGATTGATGAATAG
- a CDS encoding glycosyltransferase family 2 protein: MAGLLFSVVIPTYQRNNLLTKCLDRLAPGIQTLPVAYYEVIVTDDGQAFTAEALIQERYPWAKWVTGPHKGPAANRNNGAKYAQGKWLVFTDDDCLPEPTWLEAFSKSLNGAALALEGAICPEGDPNQDLAECPVNLTGDYFWSANIAVQRVLFEAVGGFDPSYPLAAHEDQDLKLRLASITPITFVSTARVFHPVRLTSLRDAVTRIPKRCSAWAHHVSKHKTVLKPKGDFIFIVKSYKFHAFDLLRKLYYRRPKSALVSLADLLFGIPLTWLYLSRRQQSKLDKRAAP, from the coding sequence ATGGCTGGCTTGCTCTTTTCAGTAGTAATTCCAACCTACCAGCGCAACAATTTACTGACCAAGTGCCTAGATCGTCTCGCGCCAGGGATCCAAACTTTGCCAGTAGCCTACTATGAAGTCATTGTTACTGATGATGGACAAGCTTTCACTGCTGAAGCTTTAATTCAAGAGCGTTATCCTTGGGCTAAATGGGTTACGGGTCCACACAAAGGGCCAGCTGCTAATCGTAACAACGGAGCAAAGTACGCTCAAGGTAAATGGCTAGTCTTTACTGATGATGATTGCTTACCAGAACCGACTTGGCTGGAAGCTTTTTCAAAGAGCCTGAACGGAGCTGCTCTAGCCCTGGAAGGTGCAATATGTCCAGAGGGAGATCCAAATCAAGACTTAGCAGAATGTCCGGTCAACTTGACCGGGGATTATTTTTGGTCTGCTAACATTGCAGTTCAGCGAGTTCTGTTCGAAGCAGTTGGAGGCTTTGACCCTAGTTACCCCCTTGCCGCTCACGAAGACCAGGACCTGAAGCTGCGTCTAGCATCTATAACTCCAATTACTTTTGTCTCAACTGCACGGGTTTTTCATCCTGTGCGGCTCACTTCCTTAAGAGACGCAGTTACTCGAATTCCTAAACGCTGTTCTGCCTGGGCTCATCATGTTAGCAAGCATAAAACAGTGCTTAAGCCTAAGGGAGATTTTATCTTTATAGTAAAAAGCTACAAGTTTCATGCTTTTGATCTATTGCGTAAGCTATATTACCGCCGTCCAAAATCTGCTCTTGTGTCCTTAGCTGATTTGCTATTTGGAATTCCATTGACTTGGCTATACCTGAGTCGGCGCCAGCAATCTAAATTAGATAAACGGGCTGCACCGTAA
- a CDS encoding glycosyltransferase family 4 protein, with translation MGAKEVALWNLARDGWAATQLGKAAGRDGHFIEQSSFFLSLLPHIYDCRPHVIYFSDGALGNLLWHWRRLARQKFKLLYSNGGPLSPSYIHRMDHAQQVAPTHLQAALDIGVPREKQSLLPYGIKNSPNKPLNSAELCALRGELRLPENRSVLLSVGAINKSHKRMDYVIHEVASLPEPRPYLLLLGQLETESPELIQLGHRLLDKPNFDVRTVRYDQIADYYRASDLFILASLGEGFGRVFLEAMSYGLPCIAHDCEITRFVLGEDGCLRDLSLPENLAQAISEQLLEDQQESKRYSRQKSVYERFSWEKLLPHYLEMIKTCAGIVS, from the coding sequence TTGGGAGCAAAAGAGGTCGCTTTATGGAATCTAGCTCGGGATGGCTGGGCCGCTACCCAGCTTGGTAAAGCAGCTGGAAGAGATGGACATTTTATTGAACAAAGCTCATTTTTCTTGAGTTTGCTACCTCATATTTATGACTGTAGGCCCCATGTTATTTATTTCAGTGATGGTGCTCTAGGCAATCTACTCTGGCATTGGCGGCGGTTGGCTCGACAAAAATTTAAGCTCCTATACTCAAATGGTGGCCCCTTATCACCATCCTACATCCATCGTATGGACCACGCTCAGCAAGTTGCACCTACGCATTTACAAGCGGCATTGGATATAGGAGTACCGCGAGAGAAGCAGAGCCTTCTCCCCTACGGAATCAAAAATTCCCCTAACAAGCCCCTGAATTCAGCTGAGCTATGCGCTTTACGCGGTGAGCTTAGGCTACCTGAAAATCGCTCAGTGCTCCTCTCGGTAGGTGCGATTAACAAATCTCATAAGAGAATGGATTATGTCATTCATGAAGTTGCCTCATTACCTGAGCCGCGTCCTTACCTTCTCTTATTAGGTCAGTTGGAAACAGAATCGCCTGAGCTAATACAGTTAGGGCATAGGCTGTTAGACAAACCTAATTTTGACGTCAGAACTGTCCGGTACGACCAAATTGCTGATTATTATCGAGCTTCAGACCTGTTTATCCTTGCTTCTCTTGGAGAGGGATTTGGCCGTGTGTTTTTAGAGGCAATGTCCTATGGTTTACCTTGTATAGCTCACGATTGTGAGATTACACGTTTCGTTTTGGGAGAGGACGGCTGTCTGCGTGACTTGAGTTTGCCAGAAAACTTAGCCCAAGCAATTTCAGAACAGTTGCTAGAAGATCAGCAAGAATCTAAGCGCTATTCGCGTCAAAAAAGTGTCTATGAGCGCTTTAGCTGGGAGAAACTACTCCCACACTACCTAGAAATGATCAAAACCTGTGCAGGAATTGTTTCGTGA